CAATGAAGGGCTGTTCAGACAGAGGTTCCCCTGACAGGCCCTCCCTGTCCGGAGGGCTTCCCAGGAGGGGCCTCAGGGATGGGTTCTGAAGGGTAAAGAGGAATTTGCCAGGCAGAAAACATTCccttattcagcaaacatttcatGCCACCCACCTAGTGCTAGAACCCCAAAAGGTCTCAGTGCTGGAGCCCCTGGTCTGGAGAGGCATGGCTGGATACAATGATCTCCAGCCCCCATGCTGATCTTCCTTGAggagcagggaaggcttcccagagtaGGGACTTCTAATTTGGGTATTGAAGTATAAATAGGAGCTGGGCTCAACTCCTCTGGCTCACAGCTGGGTAAACTGATGCTCAAAGAGATAAGTGCCTGACTCCATGTACCACAGTTAGTTCAGGGCTGGGATGTAAAGAACCAGCAGAACCTCACAAGGCAAGAAGGCAGCAGGCACAGAGAAAGTAATAGCAACAAGAGAGGGAAGCAATGAGGAAGTGGACAGGACCCTACATGCTCCTGGGCCACTGTCCCAACAGCCCCATTAATTCACTGCAGAAATGTGGGGAATGGTTGCTGAGTGACCATGAtccagcagggccagggctgcaaaatggagatgtgccccccaccccctacactAGGGCAGGTGGATTCTGAGACATCCCATCTACACCTATACCCTCTTGCCACCCACACTCACAGCAGTCTCTCACCTTCCAgctcatctcctcctccttctcatcgGTGCCATTGTGGATGTAAAcaacatcaaagaagaaataagggCACTGGAACATTTTCTGCAGGGGGAGGAAAGCCAGCCTTTGGGACTTGGGTCACTCCAGGCCCCCAAGACCACAATCCCCCGGCTTCTGCCTTAGGCTCTGGGAACTGGTCTCAAGGCACCCCAGCTCCTATGATCAGGAAGTCCCTCCTGGGATCTAACCACCATCCTGCTGGCTGTAggcatccctccctctcccaggccttGCTCACCTTCATGGGTTCTGTCAGGGAGAACTGAGGCTGGCAGGGTGGACGGCTATAGACAAGGATGGTGCGGACCACGTATGGTGGTGGAATTGTCTGCACATTCTCCGTGACTGGCAGCTCAGTCTTCTGTTGGCTAcacagggggaaggagggaggacggGTCAGAGCACACTTTGATAGCCCACTCCTCTCATCACCCTTGAAGGCCCCACCTGACCCCTCCCAAGTTCACTGTTGCCTCTGAGCTTTCCcacatgctgttccctgtgcCCCAGCACCTCCCTAGCTTGGCCTTTCTGCCTGGCCTCTCCTGCTCCATTAGAGGCTTTGTTGACCCCAAAGCTAGAGCCTGCTCCGGCTATCCTCAGCACCCTGAGCATCCCCCATCACTGCGTTGAGTTGGACCTGCCCTACCAGGCCAGGAGACTCTTAGGGAGGGAccacatcttattttttttttatccctgcATGGGACCACATCTTATATGTTAAGTCAGCACACAGTTCCCCACTCAGCCACAGGTGGATCTCATGTTGAGCAGAGGACACTAGGCAGACAAAGGGCTAATACCCTTAATATGTAAAAAGCAAATCTgatcaacaaaaacaaagccaacaGCCTCCTAGAAAAATAGGTAAAGGGGACGAATAGACAAATTACTGAAAGAATAATGAATGGCTTTAAAATGagtgaaaagaaaagcacagCAAAGCAAGATGTGGCCTCTTCCCACCTATCAGATGGGCAGAACATTCAGCAGTGTGGTCAACCCTGGTGTTGGGGGAGATAAACAGGGTTAATTTCCTGGGAAAGTACTTTGGCAAAGTctagcaaaattaaaaacacacaccaCCTTGTTTTTGCATGTCTTTCATTGGGAATTTATCCCATagattcacttgcaaactctgcCGAGATGGTTGTACCAGGATAATCATGGCAAACAAGGCAAAACACACTCCACAACCACCATCAGGGGGCTGACAAAAACAGGGCTTGGACTCCTTGGGCCCAcaagctgagatttttttttttttttttcatttttaaactgttgggaagaaagaaattcaaagggAGACTATTTTGCCACATGTAGAAatgatgtgaaattcaaatttgtgtctgtgaataaagttttattggcttATAGCCACACCCACTTGCAGGCATCTGGTCTGTGGTTACTTTTAGATTACAGAGTCTAGTTGCTACAACAGAGACCATGTGGccaacaaagccaaaaatatttactgtctggccctttaaagaaaaagtttgctgctgctgccgccggaGAACCACTGGGCCGTTACAGAGTAAAGGAGGGCAAGACTTGAGAAAGAACCTCTTTTGCAAAACTGCTTCCAGACAGGTAAGTGAGCAGTTGTTCCCAGAAGAAAGGGTGGGAAAGGAAGACTTCAGACCTCCCTaaaggtctatttctgggctgtctggaGCTTTTACCCAGAAGGGGTGGTGAACAATAAGTTCCCCCGGGGGGACTTACATGAGGCTGAAGAGACCTTCCAGATCTGGTGGGAACGCTAAGGAGAAGACCGGTGGCAGCAATGCGCGGgtgagcagggagagggggcTTTCCTCCTCCTGATGCCAGGAGAGCGCAGATGCCTGAGCCTATTGCCAGGAGACATGCTGTGTAACCCTGGCCTGGttgcttgccctctctgagcctgttatTCCCTCAATACAGAACATGAACTAGAGGGCCAGCATCAAATGTCCTGAAGACCCTTAGTGACTGAAAGCCCCCTTTCCCACGGGGCTGGAGCCATCCTCCTCTCATGAAAGAGCCATGGGTGTCCCTGTCCCCTTCTTCCCAAcacattgttttctttgtaaCTCACTGGAATCATATTATATCGAAGTTCTGGACTGCAGTGAGCCTTTAATATTCAGGTTAAAGGGGCAGAAGCAGTGATTGCGACTTTTCAGTCACATATGGCCATTTATTGTGCACCGATTGTGTACTTGGCCCTTCCTGAACTATTCCCTGTGTGGATGCACTGTTGATCTCTGGAATCCAAATCAGCAGTTTTTGCTTCTGTACTCTGACTTTATCTTCCCAGTGACCCTGTGGGGTAGGGGGTTCAggcctcccattttacagatgaagaaactgaggcttagaagggTGACTGGCTCAAGCCTGATGTGGCAGAACTGGGATCGGGACCTGAGCTGGGGGAGCCAGGCCCCCCACCCGCCACCGCTGCTCCTGGAGCCCTCTGCATGGAAGGATACTGAAGGTGGAGCAGGACGCCGTCTCCAGGTCGTAGAGGCAGCTGCAAAGCTCTCGGGGGTCAGAGGTCAGGCCGGACAGCTGCCAGGAAGCACAAGACTCAGCGAGGGGTGCCCTTGATCCCCAGGGGACCCCAGGGAACCCAGCCGTGCCCCAGCCTCACCCAGGCGGTGTCATCGTTCACCACCACCAGCGCGAACTCATGGCTCTTGTCGATCTTGTGTTTTGTCCGCACGAACATCTCGATCATTTTCTGGGAGACGTTGAGGGCATTGGTTTTGGAGCTGGGGGTGGCCAGAGAGTGAGGGGGTGCTTAAGCCCCAGGTAATGCAGCAGGAGGGTGGCAGAGCCCTGGTGCAAACCCATCCCAGCTGACCCTCTCCTCATGGGTCCCTGGGGCCAGCCTGGGTCTCACATCTGATCCTTGGGAGAACCCCCACCTTGGTTCAGCCATGGGTCATCAGGAGTgccaaggaggggaaggggggctCATCCTCAGCATCTCCCAGAGCTCCTTAGGCTGCTTCCAGGCCCTGCTGCCTGACCCCAAAGAGACCTTGCTGCTCAGGGCAAGGGCTTTGGGGTCAGCCAGACCTTGGTCTGAGTTTGGCTCTGCCCACTGGCTGTGAGGCCTGGGCCCAGTCACTTTGTTTCTCAGAGTTTTCATTCATTGCTGTGATACACAGCATGTGACAGCTCTTGGAACAGAGCTCCAGTGGGCCACAGTCGTATCATTACCCATTCTCACTGCTACTTGCCGACATCGCCAGGCCCCAGAGCAGGCCATTTAGGGGTgtctcagagagagagagccctGAGTTTTGGGGGCTgggcccctcccagccatggctgCACATTTAAGTACCCAGCGGCCCTCTCACCCATTGAATGACTCCAGCTTTGGCAGCGACATTTCCTCCGACAGGTCCAGGCAGATGATCTGTCATGAAGTTGGAGTGTGGTGAGGGCTGTGTCCAGCAGCACCTGGAGACTGGACATTAACACTGGCCCCCACACCATCCTGCTGGCCCTCTCCAGGCAGCCCCATCTAAAAAGGCTGTATGATGACCTCCAATCCCCAACCAAGCCATCCACTTTGGTAGGAGGTAGCTCAGGGAACAGAGCACTGGACTAGGAGTCCTGgttgatgagtgaataaataaccCAGAGAACATTtaacacagaaagaagaaaacagagtgggTTGAACCATGGCCCTCCAAAAGATAGATCTACCAAAAGCATCAGAATGTGAATTTACTTGGAATTAAGATCTTTGCAGATGCAACCAAGGGAAAGATCTTGATATAAGATCATGCTGATTTAGTGAgaagtgtccttataaaagaaaagaggagactTGGAGACATAAAGGGGAAGGCTAGGTGCAGAGACAGAGACGGCAGTGatgcggccacaagccaaggaacaacTGGAGTCCCCAGAAGGctcctcccctggggcctccagagggaaatgacatcttgattttagacttctggcctctagaactgtgagagaatacatttctgttgttttaagtcacttaaTTTGCAGTCATATTTCGTGACAGCCTTAAGAGTCTAACACTAAAGGACTGTTTATAAGTGAATCCTGAAAGATGAGAATGTTTAACCCAAGGTTCCCTAACGCCTCAAGGCCACAGACCAAGCCATCACTTACCACTTTCTCTGGACAGTTGACCCTTGGCGTCCGCACTTGGACCTCTGGGGCTGGCGGAGGCACCTGCCATGGCTTGGGGCCAGCTCCTGGAGGGTTGGGGGTCCCGTCCTCAGCACTGGCAGCTTCACCCTCACCCTCGCTACGGCTGCCCACACTGGCCTGGGCCCCCACCGCCCGGTCCTCAGCCCCCTCAGGGTTGGAGCGGGTGCGGGGCCTGGGCTCCGTTGactgttcctcttcctcctcttcctcctcctcctctgtgggaCTGCTGGGCTCTGCCACCTCCATGGCTCCTGGGTGGCAGGATGGAGCAGGAACGGAGGAAGCCAGGATCTTTTCCTTAGGGGTTTTAAAAGCATTTGGTTATTGGGCAGAACAGGCATGAGCCTCTTACTGACTGTAAGAGTTGCTCCTCTCAggaactcagtttcttcatctgtagaataggTGCCTTTTACACTTATCAGCCCAGCATCCACTCTGACTTAAGGTAACAgtctcccatttttttctgtagGGCTAACTCTATTCCTTCCCCTCTTAGCTAGTGAGCACATCTGGCCACTGTGAATGGCTCAGAGATGGGGACATGACTCAACACAGGCCAGTGAGGGGTAGCTCTGGGACTTCGAATAGTTCTGTTAGAGAAGAGTGACTCGTTAGAATCGCAGAGCTGGGAGGTTACAAGTCGAGAGCTACTAGGAGCCTCTTTGCCTCCAAGAGGGGAAAGACAGCCTGCCTGAAGTGATGCTCCCCCAGAAAACAGCAGATAAGACGTCagagcccctggatccagctatgcctAACTTCCCTTTCCTACTGAAGCCAGACtgagttgggttttctgttacCTGAAACTGAAAATGGCTTGGTAAAGAGAGGAATAATAACTTCTAGGATTCTCCCCAGTGGGCGCTGGCTGCCGAGTGGGTGTCTGCACAAGGGAGGGGAGCAGATCTGAGTGCTACAAGTTCCTTTGAGAAAGACCAGGACGCCAGTGGAACAGTTCGCCTATCTGGGGCTGTCGGGGGTGGTCTCTGAGCGCCTTGCATCTCCCATAACTTCCAAGGAAAACAAGGCTTAGCTGTAGCAAGAGGGATGGAGGCTAGACTGCAGGAGAAACCAGAGCTGAAGGCGGAAACCCTAGGGCAGGCGAGGGACTGAATTTTTAGGGTAAGGGAAGCTAGGGCCTCTAGGAACGGATCCCGCGCGCTTTCACCACCCAACTGCTCACCGTAGACTGAGCCTCCCTCCAACTCGGCTGCCGAACCCCTAGGAAGCCGCCATCTTTAGCAGCCGGAAGTGGTGCGGCGCGGCCGCCACGCCCCCTGGGAAATGCAGTTCGACAGGCCGTAAGAGATGAATGGGACGAGGCTGGAGAGCCTTGGAACCTGATAGGCTGGGACTTTGCTAGAAGGCGGGGTTTGGATTGTGTCAGACTGGAGTGGAGTTAAGTGGGGCGGGATCTGGAATGTGATTGGCTAAAGTGAGATTAAGGCATAGCTTTTCTGTTTCAGGCCGATTCACACTGCGCTGGTCATCGCTTCTACCGTCTTAGGCTGGGGAACGGCTGAGTAGAGTGAGGCTTTTAATGGAATAGGCTCAGAAGAATGGAGAAGGCCTAGTCTGCCTTGTGACGGCCGGAGTGGGACTTAGTTGGGCGGGATTTAGAAGAGGCGGGGCTGATTGGTGATTGGTAGAGTCGACCAGGTTCCAAGGTCCCGCCCAGCTATTTAATTCTGCTCCTTCTTTTACAtatatttgcaaaaattaaaaaatactaaaccaGAACTCTTTCAAACCACCCTTCTTTCTTCATGCACACGTCTCCTTTCAGCCCCATAACCATTTAAAAACTGACCCTTagcttctttatttgtaaaagagtCAATTAAGCCTACCCACATCAGGCAGGCTCAGGTTCGGTCACGGCCCGGAGGAGTTGTGTAAAATGAGCCTGGAAGGATGGAGAATTTGCTAGAAAAAACGAGAGGGGGAAGCTCATTCCTGGCAGAAGGAACCACTGGGCAATGTTCTGGAGGCTTTGAAGAGCTTTGGAGTGGTGAAGCCTCTCACAGGTTAACATGGCTGGAGCACAAGCTAAGAGAATTTCCATGCCTCTGGGTACCTCAAAGTCAGAGAATTGCAATTTCTCTCTCTACTACCTCTGCGGACATAGAAGCGAGACGATATGGCTTCACAGGGTCTGTCTGTCAGTGGGACCAGGAAGATTCACGCCGGGCTCTACACTGTTTAAGCCAAgtgcaaaaggaaggaaagggtgtTTAGGGCAGAGGTTACAGCATGGCCAAAGGCCCCAGGGTGTGAGAGAAATGAGAACCTTCAGCTGTTCATTGAGGAAGTCATTGTGACTAGAGCATGGAGTACACATTGGTGCCAGCAGcaggcatcatttttttttttaacgaccTTGAATGCCAGGTTAAAGAGCTTAAAATGTTTCCcaagggcaatggggagccatgcAGGGTGTATGAGCAGGGGAGGTGAACAATGAGATCTCTGCCTCTGaggtctgggtggggcagggagtggaagggtggctggggagcccagagagggagcTGGGCTGGCATCCAGGTTAGTGGGGAGAGGCTTGGGCTGGAACTATCAATAGAGACAAGGAGGAGGCCCTTTAGAGGAGGATGCAGGAAAAATGAGCAGGATGTAGGGACCATCTGGGCTCTGAGGAATCCAGCATTGATGGAGGAGAAACAGCAGCTGGCAGAGGAAGCAGAGATGGGGCAGTCAGAGAGGTCATAGGGAACAAGAAGGGTGCATTATGATTCAGTTCCCGGATTGGTGCCGGGCATGTGCAAATTGCTTGTTAAAACTCCATGACCCTGGGTAggaagataagaaaattgaggctcatcATAGACCATCACTTGCTCAAGTTTACCAATCCCAAATCTATCTGTGactgaaacagaatgagaactcTGACCCTGACACTGAAGGtatgagcagagaaaagaagTTCACAAGGGTGTCAGATGAAGAGCATCGGCCCAGGGGAACATTCTggcttttgagaaataaaatccaaGGGTCAGAGTTGGAGGAGCCATGGGGTTGCTTGGaagcagaggtgaggagggaCTGACATCTCAAGAGCTGGACATGTGTCCtcctgctggggctggaggaagccGCTGTCCTTGAAGAGGAAACTGCATGCACAATaacaagtcacatggccaggggagggggcttccTGTTTCCCGGCCCCTCCCAGGCTGGCCTTGGCCAGCCCAAGGCCTGAGCGGGCAGTGGCCAGAGTGACCCCAAGAGTGTCCAGGGACTCGGTCCTCTGACCAAGATGCCCCCAGAAGAACAGAGCAGTTGAATGCGCTGAGGGGACAAAACCCCAGGATTGGGAACTCTGGCTCAGGAGAgccctggagaggagaggggactgTTAAACTCTTGGTCCCAGGCCCAGataggagagggaggggagcaaaGAGGtagtgaaaaaataaaggaggcagaggagaaggaagcgGTCAGGGCAACCTTGAGAAGTAGTGAGCTGCCTGTCAAGGGAGGCATTCAAATGTGCCAAATCCACATTGATAATTCCGGATCCTTTTGGAGAAGGGAAATCaatgcccatttcacagaagaggaaattgaggctgtAATTTGCTTTAAGCTGAGATCAGGCTGTGGTTTTGGtgggtgaggaaggagaaggagtcAGAGGACACCGATTTCTGGATAATGAGTGCCAGGGCCACAAGGCCCAGAAGCCGGCGAGGGAGGCACGCTCTGCCCGTAagtgtcccctctccctgccacatCTAGCTCTGAGAGACCCCAGGACCCAGACCTGCCAGGCTCAGAGCTCAGTCCTAGGGATTATTTGCAGGGTGAGCTGGACCCTGTGGCAGAGAGTTCAGAGGAGGCTGAGGCAGCCAGCAGGAGCTCTGAGCTGGGCCCAGTGCCATCTCAGGATAGCTGCAAGCCAGAGTTGCTGGGCCCTGAGgcagaggccaaagggcagagccTGGAGAGCAGGTAAggtctgattggtccatttcccccACTACGGACCGGGCACATCTTTCCGACCTATAGATCTTTTATGACCCTCCCATGTGTCCCACTGCCCTAAGCCTGACTTTTAAGACCCTGCATAATGCAGTCCTATCCTCATTACAAAGCCCCTGGATGCCAGCCACCCCTAGATGAccccatttccagaactttccatcTCTCACCTCTTCACAGGACTGACAAAGAAGTTGATGGGGACTCTAGCAGGGGACCAGCCCTAGTCCCCGAGGGGCCCCATGAGCCTGTTGAGGAAGCCCACCaggccccaggggcagccccacGAGATGGGGAGACTCTCCTCTCTGGATTTGGAGCCCCCGATGTGTTTCAGACTCTCCAGCAGGCTCTGAGCTCCCTGGAGGCAGCCGCTGCTGCCTGGCGCCGCCGGCCCCCAAGCTGTCCTGGGCCAACGGAGGCAAAGGACAGAAGCGAGGGGGAACCGAGGCCCTGCTTGGagaaggagggggctgggggttgCCAGCGGGAGGCAGCCCGGTTGGCTGAAAGGAATGCCTGGCTGCGTTTGGCCCTGGGCAGCCGGGAGGACGAGCTGAACCGCACACAGTCTTCACTGAAGGTCATTCAGGCTGAGAAGAAGATGCTGCAGAGAGAGGTGAGTGGTGcaggcctgcctcccagggatCCCTGagtgaggaaggaggcaggccTGGCATAGGACACATtcaatcatttgttcatttgtaaaaCTTTATGGAGCCTTGGCTGCTAAACCCCAAACGAAGGTTCCTTGCAGCCTTAGTTAAAGTGATCAGGGAGGCCCACTTGAATGAAGACCACAgaaggcaagggaggagccaTGCAAGGATCCGCAGGAAGAAAGTTCCAGggaaagggaacagcatgtgcaatgAATCTGAGGTTCGAGTGTGATTGGTGTGTTAAGAGAAGAGTGGGGAGGCCAGTGTGGAGCTGAGTGGGAGGAGACATGGTTATGGAGGTGACAGGGCCTTGTGGCCGCAGGGAGGATTTGAGCTTTTGCTCTGAGTGAAGTGGGAGCCACAGAGGGTTCTGAGCAAGCAAGGGTACAGACTTGATGCAAGCGCCCTCTGGTGGCTATGAAAGGAACAGCTAGTGGAGGAAAAGGGTGGAGGCACTGGTCCAGAGATGTAGTAGTGAAAGTTGTGGAGGTAGAGAGAAGTGGGCAGATTCTGGGTGATGTTGAAGGTAGAGCTGGCAGGTGTGGGTGTGGAAACTAGAGGGGGGCTGAAGATGAGTTGGGAACCTGGGAGACCGGGAGAAAGACATCGGGAAGCTGCGGGAGGGGCATGTTTGGTGAAGGGGAAACCAGAGCTCTTTGGACCCTGATGAGCTCGAGATGCCCTGAGCCATCCACATTGGGGCCACTAAAGGGACAGTTCTATGTCTGAGTCCAGAGCTCAGGGATGTCAGGGTGAGAAGGACACAAGTGGTGAGACTTGGGGCTATAGGAGCCCAGCACAAGGATTGGGGCCCATTTCCTGGCCTGGAAagattaagtcttttttttttaaacacatccCATACCCcatgcctctggcaaccaccaatctgttccctgtatctgtgagttcaatttttaaattttgttttattttagactctatatataagtgatactatatagtatttgtctttatctggctgatttatttcacttagcatagtgccttcaaggaccatctatgttgtcacaaatggcaagatccCTTAtttgttatggctgaataatatttcattatatatatatccattcatgaatatatacatatatttatatatatggatggatccACCAATCCATCAAGGGAcacttggttgcttccatgtcttggctattgtaaatactgctgcaatGAACGTGGCAGTGCAGAAgtcttttcaagttagtattttggtttccttcagataaatggaatcttTGGGATTCCCTGATGAAGCTAGagcccttccctgctccctcctgtgaCCAGGCACACTGCTCAGGCAGTggttccagaaatggaattgctggatcttatggtagttctctttctcattttttgagaaaccaccatactGCTTTCTGTAGTGTCTGCACccatttacaatcccaccaacagtgcacgagggttcacttttctccacaccctcaatAACActtgttacctcttgtcttttgGATGCTGaccattctaagtgatgtaaggtagtatctcattgtggttttgagttgtgtttccctgatgattagtgatgttgagcatcttttcatgtacctgttggccatctgtatgtttaaggaaagagaaatctCTGAGtggctgagtgacttgcccaaggttgtaTGGTGAGGGATTTGGCAGGATGCATATCTCAGGGTCCAGCCTTCAAGCTGAGGCTCTTGCCACTGCCCCAGGATAAGTCCTAGGGAAAGATGGTTGGAGCCCCTAGACCCCACATTCCCCCACAGGTCCAGGAGCTTCAGGATTCCCTGATGAGGCTGgagcccttcccttctccctcctgtgACCAAGCACGCGGCTCAGGCAGTGGTTCCAGCAGCTCTGGGGTGGACGGAGAGACCTGGGGCACTCAGGTGAGTGTGGAAAGCTAAAAACCCTGATCTTAAGATCCTTACGGTTTGGGGAAGTAAGACTCAAATCACTGATCATGTGATCCAATAGCTTCTGGGTCAGAAAAGGCCTACACCCATGATGCTGGGCTCTCAGTGACAATCTGGGTGAATCAGTTCGCCTCCTTCTGGCAGGATCCCTTCTCCCTGGCTCACCCCCTACTCCGGCGCCTCCAGAGTGATTCCAGCACCCAGATACTCgggcctctccccacccagccccttgcTCCTGAGATGCACATCATAGAAACCCAGATGGGGCAGCTCCGGGGGTAAGAGCCACAAATGCTGAGCTCATAAGGGCACTGGTGCCTCCCAGCTGGGATAGAAAGGCAGGAGTCTGGAACTGgagtgggttgggggtgggggagggtggaaaTCAATTGAGTCCTAACTGCCCTTCAAGGCCTCGCACACTCCCTCTTTCCCACCTCCGGAGGCAGGAACATTGAGAAGCTCAAATGCTTCAACCGTCTGCTGTCGGCTGTGCTCCAGGAATACAAGGGCCGATGTGAGGGCCTCAGCATGCAGCTGGGCCAGCGGGAGGCTGAGGCCACTGCTCTGCGTCTGGCCTTGCAGTATAGGTCAGTGCACTTCGCCCATGATAATATCACTGACTGGGAAGCATCCTCAGAGGATGGCCCCAGTCTGCAGAGGGAGACAGGGCCCTTGCAGGAAAGTGCTTTCCCTCACCATGGAAACTGACTTAAAGCAATTTTAGTCGAAAAGCACTGAAGGAGTTTACAAACACCCTgtggtggaggtgaggggagaagtGAGGGGCCCTGGAACAAGTGGGGATGTCACCTCCCCAGCAAGATGGGTGTCCTGGAGTGCTCAGAACTGCTGTCCCACAGTGAACACTGTGAGGAGGCATATGGGGCCCTCCTCACTCTGCGGGAGGCAGACTCAAGAGCAGGAGAAGATGCCTTCATGGGTGACTTGGAGGTGGCTGAGAAGGAAGCTCAGAGGCTGCTAGTGCAAGAGAAGGCTGCCATGGACGGAGGGACACTGCAGGATCCACATCCAAGGTACCCCTGGGAACCCTGGGAACTGGGAGGGCCAGTGAGTGGGGCTCTGATTGGAGATTGGGCTCTCAGAACTGGTCCCATGTTAGGGGTTGGCATGGCTCCTGTAGTTGGCATGAGGCCTGCTGGTGTTGGCTGGTTGCTACTCAACAAAATTGGCATGGTGGTGACAGCCATTGGGCTTGGTGTAAGATCCAGCAGGGTTGGCATGAAGATGGACAATGGTGCCCACTGATTAAGGGGGTTGGCATGATGCTGCCTAACAGTGTTGGCAAGTTGAGTGATGGTGCCCATTG
The genomic region above belongs to Camelus ferus isolate YT-003-E chromosome 22, BCGSAC_Cfer_1.0, whole genome shotgun sequence and contains:
- the BABAM1 gene encoding BRISC and BRCA1-A complex member 1 isoform X3, which produces MEVAEPSSPTEEEEEEEEEEQSTEPRPRTRSNPEGAEDRAVGAQASVGSRSEGEGEAASAEDGTPNPPGAGPKPWQVPPPAPEVQVRTPRVNCPEKVIICLDLSEEMSLPKLESFNGSKTNALNVSQKMIEMFVRTKHKIDKSHEFALVVVNDDTAWLSGLTSDPRELCSCLYDLETASCSTFNLEGLFSLIQQKTELPVTENVQTIPPPYVVRTILVYSRPPCQPQFSLTEPMKKMFQCPYFFFDVVYIHNGTDEKEEEMSWKDMFAFMGSLDTKGTSYKYEVALAGPALELHNCMAKLLAHPLQRPCQSHASYSLLEEDDEATEVEATV
- the BABAM1 gene encoding BRISC and BRCA1-A complex member 1 isoform X2, whose amino-acid sequence is MEVAEPSSPTEEEEEEEEEEQSTEPRPRTRSNPEGAEDRAVGAQASVGSRSEGEGEAASAEDGTPNPPGAGPKPWQVPPPAPEVQVRTPRVNCPEKVIICLDLSEEMSLPKLESFNGSKTNALNVSQKMIEMFVRTKHKIDKSHEFALVVVNDDTAWLSGLTSDPRELCSCLYDLETASCSTFSILPCRGLQEQRWRAQASALSWHQEEESPLSLLTRALLPPVFSLAFPPDLEGLFSLIQQKTELPVTENVQTIPPPYVVRTILVYSRPPCQPQFSLTEPMKKMFQCPYFFFDVVYIHNGTDEKEEEMSWKDMFAFMGSLDTKGTSYKYEVALAGPALELHNCMAKLLAHPLQRPCQSHASYSLLEEDDEATEVEATV
- the BABAM1 gene encoding BRISC and BRCA1-A complex member 1 isoform X1 — encoded protein: MEVAEPSSPTEEEEEEEEEEQSTEPRPRTRSNPEGAEDRAVGAQASVGSRSEGEGEAASAEDGTPNPPGAGPKPWQVPPPAPEVQVRTPRVNCPEKVIICLDLSEEMSLPKLESFNGSKTNALNVSQKMIEMFVRTKHKIDKSHEFALVVVNDDTAWLSGLTSDPRELCSCLYDLETASCSTFSILPCRGLQEQRWRVGGLAPPAQAQASALSWHQEEESPLSLLTRALLPPVFSLAFPPDLEGLFSLIQQKTELPVTENVQTIPPPYVVRTILVYSRPPCQPQFSLTEPMKKMFQCPYFFFDVVYIHNGTDEKEEEMSWKDMFAFMGSLDTKGTSYKYEVALAGPALELHNCMAKLLAHPLQRPCQSHASYSLLEEDDEATEVEATV
- the USHBP1 gene encoding Usher syndrome type-1C protein-binding protein 1 isoform X1; this encodes MSARATRPRSRRGRHALPGELDPVAESSEEAEAASRSSELGPVPSQDSCKPELLGPEAEAKGQSLESRTFHLSPLHRTDKEVDGDSSRGPALVPEGPHEPVEEAHQAPGAAPRDGETLLSGFGAPDVFQTLQQALSSLEAAAAAWRRRPPSCPGPTEAKDRSEGEPRPCLEKEGAGGCQREAARLAERNAWLRLALGSREDELNRTQSSLKVIQAEKKMLQREVQELQDSLMRLEPFPSPSCDQARGSGSGSSSSGVDGETWGTQDPFSLAHPLLRRLQSDSSTQILGPLPTQPLAPEMHIIETQMGQLRGNIEKLKCFNRLLSAVLQEYKGRCEGLSMQLGQREAEATALRLALQYSEHCEEAYGALLTLREADSRAGEDAFMGDLEVAEKEAQRLLVQEKAAMDGGTLQDPHPSPEGSSVDRPTPQEVAAQLQGYVQRLQERRALVKITPEPGPPLAPISTVPHAEAMVQAILGTQPGPALPRLEKMQIQQDLAATRETLADLMLRLQLVRREKRALELREAALRAQGPAHVLLLEQLQWEKAQLQTGGANSSGGDSSGGGSSGDEEEWSQGPPAVPGGSRGTDGSQGGKVQDPGDLAQELSASLTRALSLREQLQSLREELEEVAQKGRARRAQSTELNSDLCRAHSALVMAFRGAHRKQEEQRRKMEQQVALMEARQAEELAVLEATARALGRPRLPCRPPRPGETFL
- the USHBP1 gene encoding Usher syndrome type-1C protein-binding protein 1 isoform X2: MSARATRPRSRRGRHALPGELDPVAESSEEAEAASRSSELGPVPSQDSCKPELLGPEAEAKGQSLESRTDKEVDGDSSRGPALVPEGPHEPVEEAHQAPGAAPRDGETLLSGFGAPDVFQTLQQALSSLEAAAAAWRRRPPSCPGPTEAKDRSEGEPRPCLEKEGAGGCQREAARLAERNAWLRLALGSREDELNRTQSSLKVIQAEKKMLQREVQELQDSLMRLEPFPSPSCDQARGSGSGSSSSGVDGETWGTQDPFSLAHPLLRRLQSDSSTQILGPLPTQPLAPEMHIIETQMGQLRGNIEKLKCFNRLLSAVLQEYKGRCEGLSMQLGQREAEATALRLALQYSEHCEEAYGALLTLREADSRAGEDAFMGDLEVAEKEAQRLLVQEKAAMDGGTLQDPHPSPEGSSVDRPTPQEVAAQLQGYVQRLQERRALVKITPEPGPPLAPISTVPHAEAMVQAILGTQPGPALPRLEKMQIQQDLAATRETLADLMLRLQLVRREKRALELREAALRAQGPAHVLLLEQLQWEKAQLQTGGANSSGGDSSGGGSSGDEEEWSQGPPAVPGGSRGTDGSQGGKVQDPGDLAQELSASLTRALSLREQLQSLREELEEVAQKGRARRAQSTELNSDLCRAHSALVMAFRGAHRKQEEQRRKMEQQVALMEARQAEELAVLEATARALGRPRLPCRPPRPGETFL